The genomic region CTAAACGTTGCGGCGAACTGCCCGGCCGTGTCTTCTGTCCCGGCGGCGTTTTCGCACTGCGGAGCCCCTTGTGGGTCGGTTGCGCTGAGAGCGGGTTTGCCGGGCGAAACCTTTTCCGCGCGCATCCATTTGGCGTGCCCATCGGCCAGCAGGAAATTCGAGCCGTCGGTATGACGCCCGGGAATCGACCAATTCCCATAGCCGCCGTTGCAGGTGACGTGGTTGAGATCTCCACCCAGCAGACCGGTGGCGAACAATAAGTGACCTGGATAAGTGTTTCCAAAGTAACCTTCACGCCCATTGCCCGCTTGCGAGACAGTCACGTTTGGATTGGCGGTTAATCCTTCGTCGATAGAAGTGATCTGCGCTGATCCTCCCTGACCTTCGTACAGCAGAACAGTTTTCGAGGGCGCGTTGAAGCCCGGTATAAAATTCCCAACCGCATATTGCGCTCCATCCCGATCTCGCGCCGCATCCATGTTATAAAAATAGGAGACAGTGGAAGCGCCGGTTACGGTGGCGTCAAAGGCTTCATCGGGACATTTAAAAACTCCCGTGCTCTTGACATAGGGATAGACTTGCCCTCCCCAGCCGGCGCCTTCATACACAGGTCCGTCGGGAAGACTGTATCGATCCCATGTGCCGCAGGGGAGACGCTCGTCATTGTCTTGCGTATATTGCATGAAGCCTAACCCAAGCTGCTTCTCATTGGAAATGCAGGCAATCGCCCTTGCCTTTTCGCGCGCCTTCGCAAACACAGGGAATAAGATCGCCGCTAGAATTGCAATTATTGCGATAACAACTAGCAATTCAATCAGTGTAAAGCCTGTTTTTTTCTCAGTGAAGCGAATAGTTTTCATCAATGTATCCTTTCGATAACCTATGGAATGAGACAAACAAATAATGGCTGAACCACGCCTTATGTGGGTGGCGAAGCGCAGGTCAGTCCATGGAAACCATCAAACGGCAGCAGCTGCGCGGGAAGACTGGTCTGCGGATCGGCAATCTTCTGAACAAGCATCTCCGTCGCCGAACGCCCCATCGCATGCGAGGGAAGGAGATAAGTCGTGAGCGGCAGCGCCGTCTCCTCCACCACATGCTCCGCGAATGTGATGAGTGAAAGGTCCTTCGGAATGTGCATGCCGGATGTCAGGGCGGCGTAGAAGGCGCCTTGAGCGATATGTGGCATGTACGCGATGACCGCTGTTGGCCGACTTGGTCGGGTGAGTTCTTCCCTCCAGA from Capsulimonas corticalis harbors:
- a CDS encoding DUF1559 domain-containing protein, with the protein product MSHSIGYRKDTLMKTIRFTEKKTGFTLIELLVVIAIIAILAAILFPVFAKAREKARAIACISNEKQLGLGFMQYTQDNDERLPCGTWDRYSLPDGPVYEGAGWGGQVYPYVKSTGVFKCPDEAFDATVTGASTVSYFYNMDAARDRDGAQYAVGNFIPGFNAPSKTVLLYEGQGGSAQITSIDEGLTANPNVTVSQAGNGREGYFGNTYPGHLLFATGLLGGDLNHVTCNGGYGNWSIPGRHTDGSNFLLADGHAKWMRAEKVSPGKPALSATDPQGAPQCENAAGTEDTAGQFAATFSPR